From Cellulomonas oligotrophica, a single genomic window includes:
- a CDS encoding bifunctional metallophosphatase/5'-nucleotidase — MAAPRPQEPRARLTRTVTSCVLAAALFPTALVPAVAAPVPAAPADGTVELQMLGVNDVHGRLEPDLRNGVAGLPVLAGAVAQLRAENPATVLVSAGDNIGASTFTSFIAQDSPTIDAFNAAGLAVSAAGNHEFDRGFADLAGRVADEADFPVLGANVYAEGTQDPVLPESWVTTVEGVTIGFVGVVTAQTPSLVSPAGIADLDFGDPVEALDRVSADLADEVDVVVGLVHEGAETTSCAQIGAADDAFGRVVRETSADVDVIFSGHTHLGYACAFDVAGSDVQRPVVQGGQYGSHLARVRLTWDTAAEEVVAVATDLLPTVVGGVAAYPADPAVQAVVTAATAAAAEAGAVEVGTATGAIRRAYVDGVEDRGSESSLGSLVADSQRWATSRDNPAYGGAETDLAFTNPGGLRADLPAGTLTYRDVANVQPFANTLVVLEMTGSQVRQALEEQWQPAGSTRPKLYLGVSGNLAYTYLEEAERGAHVTSVTVDGEPLDPAATYRVAVNSFLASGGDGFSAFAQAAARADSGQIDLEAVVSYVEAHSPVTPPVLGRSVVGTGSEPTPVPTTPAPTPTPTPTAGPTTPAPSPSVTATPTPAPTTGAGWVRVDLRTEQVRVGGVLRATLTGLEPGQRVTATVHSTPVEIGTFTADADGEIVVAWTVPSSLPVGEHRLVLTSDGMDPVEVEFEVLAATSEALAATGATLASALLVALALLGAGAGVLHLRRRAAGRTA; from the coding sequence GTGGCCGCACCGCGCCCGCAGGAGCCTCGCGCCCGACTGACCAGGACGGTCACGTCGTGCGTGCTCGCCGCCGCCCTGTTCCCGACCGCGCTCGTCCCGGCCGTCGCGGCCCCCGTGCCGGCCGCCCCGGCCGACGGCACGGTCGAGCTGCAGATGCTGGGCGTGAACGACGTGCACGGCCGCCTCGAGCCCGACCTGCGCAACGGTGTCGCGGGCCTGCCCGTGCTGGCCGGTGCGGTCGCACAGCTGCGGGCCGAGAACCCCGCGACGGTGCTGGTCTCCGCCGGCGACAACATCGGCGCGTCCACGTTCACGTCGTTCATCGCGCAGGACTCCCCCACGATCGACGCGTTCAACGCCGCGGGCCTGGCGGTCTCGGCGGCCGGCAACCACGAGTTCGACCGCGGGTTCGCCGACCTCGCCGGCCGCGTCGCCGACGAGGCGGACTTCCCGGTGCTCGGCGCGAACGTGTACGCGGAGGGCACGCAGGACCCCGTCCTGCCGGAGTCCTGGGTCACGACCGTCGAGGGCGTCACGATCGGCTTCGTCGGCGTCGTCACCGCGCAGACGCCGTCGCTGGTGTCGCCCGCGGGCATCGCGGACCTGGACTTCGGGGACCCCGTCGAGGCGCTGGACCGGGTGTCGGCGGACCTCGCCGACGAGGTCGACGTCGTCGTGGGCCTGGTGCACGAGGGTGCCGAGACGACGTCGTGCGCGCAGATCGGCGCGGCGGACGACGCGTTCGGGCGGGTCGTGCGCGAGACGTCCGCCGACGTCGACGTGATCTTCTCCGGCCACACGCACCTGGGCTACGCGTGCGCGTTCGACGTCGCGGGCTCGGACGTGCAGCGCCCGGTCGTGCAGGGCGGGCAGTACGGCTCGCACCTGGCCCGGGTCCGGCTGACCTGGGACACCGCCGCCGAGGAGGTCGTCGCGGTCGCGACGGACCTGCTGCCGACCGTCGTCGGCGGGGTCGCGGCCTACCCGGCGGACCCCGCGGTGCAGGCGGTCGTCACCGCCGCGACGGCCGCCGCGGCCGAGGCCGGTGCGGTCGAGGTCGGCACCGCCACCGGCGCGATCCGCCGCGCCTACGTCGACGGCGTCGAGGACCGGGGCTCCGAGTCGAGCCTCGGCAGCCTCGTCGCGGACTCCCAGCGCTGGGCGACCAGCCGCGACAACCCCGCCTACGGGGGCGCCGAGACCGACCTGGCGTTCACCAACCCCGGCGGCCTGCGCGCCGACCTGCCGGCCGGCACGCTCACCTACCGCGACGTGGCCAACGTCCAGCCCTTCGCCAACACGCTCGTGGTGCTCGAGATGACCGGCTCGCAGGTGCGCCAGGCGCTCGAGGAGCAGTGGCAGCCCGCCGGGTCGACGCGCCCCAAGCTGTACCTGGGCGTCTCCGGCAACCTCGCGTACACGTACCTGGAGGAGGCCGAGCGCGGCGCGCACGTCACGTCCGTGACGGTCGACGGCGAGCCGCTGGACCCCGCGGCCACGTACCGCGTGGCGGTCAACTCGTTCCTCGCGTCCGGCGGCGACGGCTTCTCCGCGTTCGCGCAGGCCGCGGCGCGGGCGGACTCCGGGCAGATCGACCTCGAGGCCGTCGTGTCCTACGTCGAGGCGCACAGCCCGGTCACCCCGCCGGTGCTGGGGCGCTCGGTCGTCGGCACCGGCTCCGAGCCGACCCCCGTGCCGACCACGCCGGCCCCGACCCCGACGCCCACGCCCACGGCGGGGCCGACCACGCCGGCCCCGAGCCCGTCCGTCACCGCCACGCCGACGCCTGCGCCGACCACCGGAGCGGGCTGGGTGCGGGTCGACCTCCGGACCGAGCAGGTGCGCGTCGGCGGTGTGCTGCGGGCGACCCTCACGGGCCTGGAGCCCGGGCAGCGCGTCACCGCCACCGTGCACTCCACGCCCGTGGAGATCGGCACGTTCACGGCCGACGCGGACGGCGAGATCGTCGTCGCGTGGACCGTGCCGTCGTCGCTGCCCGTCGGTGAGCACCGCCTGGTGCTGACGTCCGACGGCATGGACCCGGTCGAGGTGGAGTTCGAGGTGCTCGCCGCGACGAGCGAGGCGCTGGCCGCGACGGGCGCGACGCTCGCGTCCGCGCTGCTCGTGGCGCTGGCTCTGCTGGGCGCCGGCGCCGGCGTGCTGCACCTGCGCCGCCGCGCGGCGGGCCGCACCGCCTGA
- a CDS encoding uracil-DNA glycosylase codes for MTGRGSPHDAAPHDASSVARAAAACGDVAALDAAVTGCRACPRLVAWREDVAAHPRAAFRGQEYWGRPVPGFGDPAAGVLVVGLAPAAHGANRTGRMFTGDRSGDFLFAALHRVGLASQPTSVARDDGLELHGVRVTAPVRCAPPANAPTPAERRTCGPWLDRELALVAPRVVVVLGGFGWQAVLATLAEQGWAVPRPRPPFAHGTEVTLRRSGAPDALTLLGCFHVSQQNTFTGRLTPPMLDAVLRRAQAIARTGGDADPEE; via the coding sequence GTGACCGGACGAGGATCCCCGCACGACGCCGCGCCGCACGACGCGTCCTCCGTGGCCCGTGCAGCTGCCGCGTGCGGCGACGTCGCCGCCCTCGACGCCGCCGTGACCGGCTGCCGCGCGTGCCCGCGCCTGGTGGCGTGGCGCGAGGACGTCGCCGCGCACCCGCGGGCCGCGTTCCGCGGGCAGGAGTACTGGGGCCGTCCCGTGCCGGGCTTCGGCGACCCGGCCGCCGGGGTGCTCGTCGTCGGGCTCGCGCCGGCCGCGCACGGGGCCAACCGCACCGGACGCATGTTCACCGGCGACCGGTCCGGCGACTTCCTGTTCGCCGCCCTGCACCGGGTCGGCCTGGCGTCGCAGCCCACCTCGGTCGCCCGCGACGACGGCCTGGAGCTGCACGGCGTGCGCGTGACCGCACCGGTGCGCTGCGCGCCGCCCGCCAACGCCCCGACGCCCGCGGAGCGCCGCACGTGCGGGCCGTGGCTGGACCGCGAGCTCGCGCTGGTGGCGCCGCGGGTGGTCGTCGTCCTCGGCGGGTTCGGCTGGCAGGCCGTCCTGGCGACCCTCGCCGAGCAGGGCTGGGCGGTGCCGCGCCCGCGGCCGCCGTTCGCGCACGGCACGGAGGTGACGCTGCGCAGGTCAGGCGCGCCCGACGCGCTGACGCTGCTCGGGTGCTTCCACGTCAGCCAGCAGAACACGTTCACCGGGCGGCTGACCCCGCCCATGCTCGACGCGGTGCTGCGGCGGGCGCAGGCGATCGCCCGGACGGGTGGGGACGCCGACCCGGAAGAGTGA
- a CDS encoding PKD domain-containing protein, with the protein MHAARTHVRKLFTTGVAVALAAVLLTPTGASAAGPPDVAPDEGMLFGAFVAKRSEPTVEAAYAGFEQKIDRRLDLQRTYSLWDDTMPPPIVQAGLAEGRTPVLSIEPRLRDGSRLSWASVARGDHDARIRSQAAGIRSLGVPVFLTFHHEPDYAPAHGTGAEFRAAWRHYVETFRAQGVTNVVWTWIVTPTVFIRTTSGPTAAEFYPGDDVVDWLGLDAYNWFGCASHVPAAWRPMAEIAGPFREFGRARGKPLMLAEWGSSEDPADPSRKATWMRESMQTLASWPEIKAVVYFQQHGTCPWWVDSSATSMSGFKDAATMPAAHGVPSAWLQPSTVHGAAPLAVGFDVSRSAGSLSPTGTGVASWRFEPGDGSAARTGTGTPPSDLTHTYATAGTRTARLTVTDARGLTAVDTVSISAVALPTLSTSAKAITTTSSDLTAWVNPNGLAGSTRFEWGTTTSYGTSTTSSVPAVTWAATVVGRATGLTPSTTYQVRVTATTAAGSTVRTTSFSTAGRPTTAKSWASGTTRTTTTLGANVNTRHAASTVWFEHGTTSALGRRTAAVTIAAVGYDLSTTAPVSGLAAATTHYYRVVAQNAHGTTYGPVQTFRTTS; encoded by the coding sequence ATGCACGCTGCGCGCACGCATGTCCGGAAGCTGTTCACCACCGGCGTCGCCGTGGCGCTCGCCGCGGTCCTGCTGACCCCCACGGGGGCGTCGGCCGCCGGCCCGCCGGACGTGGCGCCCGACGAGGGGATGCTGTTCGGCGCGTTCGTCGCCAAGCGGTCCGAGCCCACCGTCGAGGCCGCCTACGCCGGGTTCGAGCAGAAGATCGACCGTCGTCTCGACCTGCAGCGCACGTACAGCCTGTGGGACGACACCATGCCGCCGCCGATCGTGCAGGCCGGCCTGGCCGAGGGCCGCACGCCCGTGCTGTCGATCGAGCCGCGGCTGCGCGACGGATCACGGCTCTCGTGGGCGTCGGTCGCGCGCGGCGACCACGACGCCCGCATCCGCAGCCAGGCCGCCGGGATCCGGTCGCTCGGCGTCCCCGTCTTCCTGACGTTCCACCACGAGCCCGACTACGCGCCCGCCCACGGCACCGGCGCCGAGTTCCGGGCCGCGTGGCGGCACTACGTCGAGACGTTCCGCGCGCAGGGCGTGACCAACGTGGTCTGGACGTGGATCGTCACGCCGACCGTGTTCATCAGGACGACCTCGGGGCCGACGGCGGCCGAGTTCTACCCCGGCGACGACGTCGTCGACTGGCTGGGGCTGGACGCCTACAACTGGTTCGGCTGCGCGTCGCACGTGCCCGCCGCGTGGCGGCCGATGGCGGAGATCGCCGGACCGTTCCGCGAGTTCGGGCGGGCCCGCGGCAAGCCGCTGATGCTCGCCGAGTGGGGCTCGTCGGAGGACCCCGCCGACCCGTCGCGCAAGGCCACGTGGATGCGCGAGTCCATGCAGACCCTCGCCTCCTGGCCCGAGATCAAGGCCGTCGTGTACTTCCAGCAGCACGGGACCTGCCCGTGGTGGGTCGACTCCAGCGCGACCTCGATGAGCGGGTTCAAGGACGCCGCCACCATGCCGGCCGCGCACGGCGTGCCCAGCGCGTGGCTGCAGCCCTCGACCGTGCACGGCGCCGCCCCGCTCGCGGTGGGCTTCGACGTGTCCCGCAGCGCCGGGTCCCTGTCCCCGACCGGCACCGGCGTCGCGTCGTGGCGGTTCGAGCCCGGCGACGGCTCCGCGGCACGCACCGGCACCGGCACGCCGCCGTCCGACCTGACCCACACCTACGCCACGGCCGGCACCCGCACGGCCCGGCTCACCGTGACGGACGCGCGCGGCCTCACCGCGGTCGACACCGTCAGCATCAGCGCGGTCGCCCTGCCCACGCTGTCCACGTCCGCCAAGGCCATCACCACGACGAGCAGCGACCTGACCGCGTGGGTCAACCCGAACGGCCTGGCCGGCAGCACGCGGTTCGAGTGGGGCACCACCACCTCCTACGGCACCAGCACGACGTCCTCGGTGCCCGCCGTGACCTGGGCGGCCACGGTCGTGGGCAGGGCCACCGGCCTGACGCCGTCGACGACCTACCAGGTCCGGGTCACCGCCACGACCGCCGCGGGCAGCACCGTGCGGACCACGAGCTTCAGCACCGCGGGCAGGCCCACGACGGCGAAGTCCTGGGCGTCGGGCACCACCCGCACCACCACGACCCTCGGCGCCAACGTCAACACCCGGCACGCCGCGAGCACCGTGTGGTTCGAGCACGGCACGACGTCCGCGCTCGGCAGGAGGACCGCGGCCGTCACGATAGCCGCCGTCGGGTACGACCTGTCGACCACGGCGCCCGTCAGCGGGCTCGCGGCGGCGACCACGCACTACTACCGCGTGGTCGCCCAGAACGCCCACGGCACCACCTACGGCCCCGTGCAGACCTTCCGCACCACGTCCTGA
- the eccCa gene encoding type VII secretion protein EccCa encodes MTRSLVHRPTRMVRPLAAPPPVDVAPPPQLGESAAGAPLQAVFPVVGALGSMTMMLVMRQNPLFVLIAVMILVVALVGGVGMALSSRGQAARTRRSQRERYLDHLEELRADLRDAEREAREAASTVHPDPYALVDVVRDPERRWERRRGDTDFLELRVGTGDRPWFRLHLPADTNPTQPYDPAMAAEAQAVVARHTRVPQMPVTVPLDRAGHVAVVGPRDAGLAVVRALLTQAVALHAPDDLHVAVAAASGRTADWAWLDAAPHLVDERLRDGPVPARRVAPDLGRLARVLGGDLVDRAQAAAQARRGGGAGDASAYGPRLLVVTDEHGEVARELPTLDAALGPAALGITVVHLLADRRDEPSEASVRLTVDDAGTVLVEDLRDEEQAAVRAAVDVVPVPLAEGLVRTLAPLRLTAAASADDGPGGPAGVADLLGVEDVTAVDATRTWAPRSPGDFLRVPVGVDDTGAPLLLDLKESAQLGMGPHGLCVGATGSGKSEMLRTLVTALAVTHPPEDLAMILVDYKGGAAFAPFARLPHVAGLIDNLADDAGLTERARASIAGEVLGRQQRLRDAGSPSITHYRELRAQRPELPPLPHLLVVIDEFGELLTADPDFVDLLLSIGRIGRSIGVHLLLSSQRIEAGRLRGLDTYLSYRLGLRTFSEAESSVVLDTPDAFHLPAVPGYGYLKVDTSVYTRFRSGYVSGPVPSGEDTGPTPDADRRAWLLPPHGGVAAANGVQGASAEPQLVRPAVGATVVDVVVDQLAHAGHATRPVWLDPLPARLALGTVLDAAGPRGHLQVPLGLLDDPARQRQDPWVLDLTRAGGHVAVVGAPQSGRTTLLWSLAAGLARTHTPRQVAVYGMDLTGGGLARIEAFPHVGGVATRASRDRLRRLLEELHGMLATRERALAAHGIDSLAMLRAEHAAGRVPELATADVVLLVDGIGATRTEFEELDDPLTELLQRGSGFGLHVVAAMTRWNEVRMQSQPLIGTRVELRLNDPSDSTIGRKLAGTLRADQPGRALTDASLFAHVALPVLDLADVGGEDGDGAGTGAEVGSVGAALVRLAQDSRARFGDVAAPPIRQLPEDLDPALLPDALDEPDRVPVGLRQDSMTPWLLDLADRDQHLLVLGDPRCGKTTLLRAVVAGLVERATPDELVVALYDPRGTLADVCPEDYLGGRATSAPLALDLSAAVAQELAGRGTGGAGPRIVVVVDDYDILASGGTDPLRPLLAHLPAARDLRLHVLLTRPVAGATRAMYDPVLQALRDTGGTGLLMSGERSEGQVFPGRYAEPMPPGRGRLLRRGEQPTLVQVAHVPGGPRAA; translated from the coding sequence GTGACCCGCTCCCTCGTGCACCGGCCCACCCGGATGGTCCGGCCGCTGGCCGCACCCCCGCCGGTGGACGTCGCACCCCCGCCGCAGCTCGGCGAGAGCGCGGCGGGCGCGCCGCTGCAGGCGGTCTTCCCCGTCGTCGGGGCGCTCGGGTCGATGACGATGATGCTGGTCATGCGGCAGAACCCGCTGTTCGTGCTGATCGCGGTGATGATCCTCGTGGTCGCCCTCGTCGGCGGCGTCGGCATGGCGCTGAGCAGCCGCGGTCAGGCTGCGCGCACCCGCCGCTCGCAGCGCGAGCGCTACCTCGACCACCTCGAGGAGCTGCGCGCGGACCTGCGCGACGCGGAGCGCGAGGCCCGCGAGGCCGCGTCCACGGTGCACCCGGACCCGTACGCGCTGGTCGACGTGGTCCGCGACCCCGAGCGCCGCTGGGAGCGGCGGCGCGGCGACACCGACTTCCTCGAGCTGCGCGTCGGCACGGGCGACCGCCCCTGGTTCCGCCTGCACCTGCCCGCGGACACGAACCCCACGCAGCCGTACGACCCGGCGATGGCCGCGGAGGCGCAGGCCGTCGTCGCCCGCCACACCCGCGTGCCGCAGATGCCGGTGACGGTGCCGCTGGACCGGGCCGGCCACGTGGCCGTGGTGGGGCCGCGCGACGCGGGGCTCGCCGTGGTGCGGGCGCTGCTCACGCAGGCGGTCGCGCTGCACGCGCCCGACGACCTGCACGTCGCCGTGGCCGCCGCCTCCGGGCGCACCGCCGACTGGGCGTGGCTGGACGCGGCCCCGCACCTCGTGGACGAGCGGCTGCGCGACGGCCCCGTCCCGGCCCGGCGCGTCGCCCCCGACCTCGGACGCCTGGCGCGGGTCCTCGGCGGCGACCTCGTGGACCGCGCGCAGGCCGCCGCGCAGGCCCGCCGCGGCGGCGGAGCGGGCGACGCGTCGGCCTACGGGCCGCGCCTGCTGGTCGTGACCGACGAGCACGGCGAGGTGGCCCGTGAGCTGCCGACCCTCGACGCCGCCCTCGGACCGGCGGCCCTCGGCATCACCGTCGTGCACCTGCTCGCCGACCGGCGCGACGAGCCGTCGGAGGCGTCCGTGCGCCTGACGGTCGACGACGCGGGCACGGTGCTCGTGGAGGACCTGCGCGACGAGGAGCAGGCCGCGGTCCGGGCGGCCGTCGACGTCGTGCCCGTGCCGCTGGCGGAGGGCCTCGTGCGCACGCTCGCGCCGCTGCGCCTGACGGCGGCCGCGTCGGCGGACGACGGGCCCGGCGGCCCCGCGGGCGTGGCCGACCTGCTCGGCGTCGAGGACGTCACGGCCGTCGACGCCACCCGCACGTGGGCGCCCCGCTCCCCCGGCGACTTCCTGCGCGTGCCCGTCGGCGTCGACGACACCGGCGCCCCGCTGCTGCTGGACCTCAAGGAGTCCGCGCAGCTCGGCATGGGTCCGCACGGGCTGTGCGTCGGCGCCACCGGGTCGGGCAAGTCCGAGATGCTGCGCACGCTCGTCACGGCACTGGCGGTCACGCACCCGCCCGAGGACCTCGCGATGATCCTCGTCGACTACAAGGGCGGGGCCGCGTTCGCGCCGTTCGCCCGGCTGCCCCACGTCGCCGGGCTCATCGACAACCTCGCCGACGACGCGGGGCTCACCGAGCGGGCCCGCGCGTCCATCGCCGGCGAGGTGCTGGGCCGCCAGCAGCGGCTGCGCGACGCGGGCTCGCCGTCGATCACGCACTACCGCGAGCTGCGCGCCCAGCGGCCCGAGCTGCCGCCGCTGCCGCACCTGCTCGTCGTCATCGACGAGTTCGGCGAGCTGCTCACGGCCGACCCGGACTTCGTGGACCTGCTGCTGAGCATCGGGCGCATCGGCCGCTCCATCGGCGTGCACCTGCTGCTGTCGAGCCAGCGCATCGAGGCCGGGCGCCTGCGCGGCCTCGACACGTACCTGTCGTACCGCCTGGGCCTGCGCACGTTCTCCGAGGCGGAGTCCAGCGTCGTGCTCGACACCCCCGACGCGTTCCACCTGCCCGCGGTGCCCGGGTACGGGTACCTCAAGGTCGACACCAGCGTGTACACGCGCTTCCGCTCGGGGTACGTGTCCGGACCCGTGCCGAGCGGGGAGGACACCGGCCCGACGCCCGACGCGGACCGCCGCGCGTGGCTGCTGCCCCCGCACGGCGGCGTCGCGGCCGCCAACGGCGTGCAGGGCGCGTCCGCCGAGCCGCAGCTCGTGCGCCCGGCCGTCGGGGCGACCGTCGTCGACGTGGTGGTCGACCAGCTCGCGCACGCCGGGCACGCGACCCGGCCCGTGTGGCTCGACCCGCTGCCCGCCCGCCTGGCGCTGGGCACCGTGCTCGACGCGGCCGGCCCGCGCGGGCACCTGCAGGTCCCCCTGGGCCTGCTCGACGACCCGGCGCGCCAGCGGCAGGACCCGTGGGTGCTGGACCTCACGCGGGCCGGCGGGCACGTGGCCGTCGTCGGTGCGCCGCAGTCGGGCCGGACGACGCTGCTGTGGTCCCTGGCCGCGGGGCTGGCGCGCACGCACACGCCCCGGCAGGTCGCCGTCTACGGCATGGACCTCACCGGCGGCGGGCTCGCCCGCATCGAGGCGTTCCCGCACGTCGGCGGCGTCGCGACGCGCGCCAGCCGGGACCGCCTGCGGCGGCTGCTCGAGGAGCTGCACGGCATGCTCGCCACCCGCGAGCGCGCGCTCGCGGCCCACGGCATCGACTCGCTCGCGATGCTGCGGGCCGAGCACGCCGCGGGGCGGGTGCCCGAGCTCGCGACCGCGGACGTCGTGCTGCTGGTCGACGGGATCGGGGCGACGCGCACCGAGTTCGAGGAGCTCGACGACCCGCTGACGGAGCTGCTGCAGCGCGGCAGCGGGTTCGGTCTGCACGTGGTGGCGGCGATGACGCGGTGGAACGAGGTGCGGATGCAGTCGCAGCCGCTCATCGGCACCCGGGTCGAGCTGCGGCTGAACGACCCGTCGGACTCCACGATCGGCCGCAAGCTCGCCGGGACGCTGCGCGCGGACCAGCCGGGGCGGGCGCTGACCGACGCGAGCCTGTTCGCGCACGTGGCCCTGCCGGTGCTGGACCTCGCGGACGTCGGCGGCGAGGACGGGGACGGTGCGGGCACGGGTGCGGAGGTCGGGTCGGTCGGTGCGGCCCTCGTGCGGCTCGCGCAGGACAGCCGGGCCCGGTTCGGCGACGTCGCGGCACCGCCGATCCGGCAGCTGCCCGAGGACCTGGACCCCGCGCTGCTGCCGGACGCGCTGGACGAGCCGGACCGGGTGCCGGTGGGTCTGCGGCAGGACTCGATGACGCCGTGGCTGCTGGACCTCGCGGACCGGGACCAGCACCTGCTCGTGCTGGGCGACCCCCGGTGCGGCAAGACGACGCTCCTGCGGGCGGTCGTGGCCGGCCTGGTGGAGCGGGCGACGCCCGACGAGCTGGTGGTCGCGCTGTACGACCCGCGCGGCACGCTCGCCGACGTGTGCCCGGAGGACTACCTGGGCGGCCGGGCGACCAGCGCGCCGCTGGCCCTGGACCTGTCGGCGGCGGTCGCGCAGGAGCTCGCCGGCCGGGGCACGGGCGGCGCGGGCCCGCGGATCGTGGTGGTCGTCGACGACTACGACATCCTGGCCTCGGGCGGCACGGACCCGCTGCGCCCGCTGCTCGCGCACCTGCCCGCTGCCCGTGACCTGCGGCTGCACGTGCTGCTGACCCGCCCGGTCGCGGGGGCGACGCGCGCCATGTACGACCCGGTGCTGCAGGCGCTGCGGGACACCGGCGGCACGGGTCTGCTGATGTCGGGCGAGCGCAGCGAGGGGCAGGTGTTCCCCGGCCGCTACGCCGAGCCGATGCCGCCGGGGCGCGGTCGCCTGCTGCGTCGCGGCGAGCAGCCCACCCTCGTCCAGGTCGCCCACGTCCCCGGAGGTCCTCGTGCCGCGTGA
- a CDS encoding EsaB/YukD family protein, with product MTSFTRLTLVGQTRRAEVVVPSDEGFAALLPQLLDLVDEAPRLQPETTALVRATGEQVDLALDATTQQLADGEVLRVVRAAAAPPPPEVADVTDVASDELAARADRWDVDVRQRVAAVAVAVAVAAAGTVLVAAGQELAAAVGAGAVALLGGATAAGVGRSGRVHGARSLTAAGLGAAPVVGLGVAGAGLLPALPSALVAAAVAWCVLAAGAGVGGRDRGTLAGALAGAGLTVLHLALRLLVPPVAADAVVAVVAAVALGLLPGYAMTASGLTALDDAVLDGALPARRRVQRSLDDAYRGLTWSTVAVAASLATAATALLVSPDRGATSLGALVVAVAALRTRSLPLAVQGVVLWAAAGAPVVVAVLVAGPTEPWLTAGALLAAALAVAVVAAARPSGQQRARWRRTGDLVELFLVVALLPVLLGVLGVYGELLEVF from the coding sequence GTGACGTCCTTCACCCGCCTGACGCTCGTCGGCCAGACCCGGCGCGCCGAGGTCGTCGTGCCGTCCGACGAGGGCTTCGCGGCCCTGCTGCCGCAGCTCCTCGACCTCGTCGACGAGGCGCCGCGGCTGCAGCCGGAGACGACGGCGCTCGTGCGGGCCACGGGCGAGCAGGTCGACCTCGCGCTCGACGCCACCACCCAGCAGCTCGCCGACGGCGAGGTGCTGCGCGTGGTGCGTGCCGCAGCAGCCCCGCCGCCGCCGGAGGTCGCGGACGTCACGGACGTCGCCTCGGACGAGCTCGCGGCCCGCGCCGACCGGTGGGACGTCGACGTGCGCCAGCGGGTCGCCGCCGTGGCCGTGGCCGTGGCCGTCGCGGCGGCCGGGACGGTGCTCGTCGCGGCCGGGCAGGAGCTCGCCGCGGCCGTCGGCGCCGGTGCCGTCGCCCTGCTCGGCGGCGCGACCGCCGCGGGCGTGGGCCGCTCGGGCCGCGTGCACGGCGCACGGTCCCTGACCGCCGCGGGGCTGGGCGCCGCGCCCGTCGTGGGTCTCGGCGTGGCCGGTGCCGGGCTGCTGCCGGCCCTGCCGTCCGCCCTGGTGGCGGCCGCCGTCGCCTGGTGCGTGCTGGCGGCCGGTGCGGGCGTCGGCGGCCGGGACCGCGGCACGCTCGCGGGTGCGCTCGCCGGTGCGGGGCTCACGGTCCTGCACCTGGCCCTGCGCCTGCTCGTGCCGCCGGTGGCCGCGGACGCGGTGGTCGCGGTCGTCGCCGCCGTCGCGCTGGGCCTGCTGCCGGGGTACGCGATGACGGCGTCGGGCCTGACCGCGCTCGACGACGCCGTCCTGGACGGCGCCCTGCCGGCGCGGCGGCGTGTGCAGCGCTCGCTCGACGACGCGTACCGGGGCCTCACGTGGAGCACGGTGGCCGTCGCGGCGAGCCTCGCGACCGCGGCCACGGCGCTGCTGGTCTCGCCCGACCGGGGGGCGACGTCGCTGGGTGCGCTGGTCGTCGCCGTCGCCGCGCTGCGCACCCGCAGCCTGCCGCTCGCCGTCCAGGGCGTGGTGCTGTGGGCCGCGGCGGGTGCCCCGGTGGTGGTGGCCGTCCTGGTCGCCGGGCCGACCGAGCCGTGGCTGACGGCCGGCGCGCTGCTCGCCGCGGCGCTGGCCGTCGCCGTCGTCGCGGCCGCCCGCCCGTCCGGGCAGCAGCGGGCCCGCTGGCGGCGCACGGGCGACCTCGTCGAGCTGTTCCTCGTGGTCGCGCTGCTGCCGGTGCTCCTCGGCGTGCTCGGCGTGTACGGCGAGCTCCTCGAGGTGTTCTGA